The Catenuloplanes niger genome includes a window with the following:
- the polA gene encoding DNA polymerase I, whose product MNAAVAEKSRLLLLDGHSLAYRAFFALPVENFSTSTGQATNAVYGFTSMLINVLRDEKPTHIAVAFDVSRRSFRTEIYPEYKGGRSESPKEFGGQVSLVKEVLAALRIPFVELANYEADDLIATLTTQARAAGMEVLICTGDRDSFQLVGDGVTVLYPRKGVSDLARMDAAAVTEKYGVGPEHYRHLAALVGDSSDNLPGIPGVGPKTAAKWITQYGGLDGVVAHADAIKGKAGDSLRERLSDVIRNFDMNKLVRDLEITLTPEGARWHGWDREAVHQVFDALQFRVLRDRLYQYLDAVEPEAEAGFDLDGTVLGAGEVAPWLATHTNGAEVGVAVAGTFGRGTGVLTGVALATADGPAAWFDPAALDAADESAVAAWLADPERRKVLHDSKPARLAFAEHGWTLAGVTHDTALAAYLARPDQRSYDLADLAVRYLQRELRVDAPESGQLTLDGLGGAEPAIEQNLMLRARATLDLAAALDSELDRDAASGEGPSRRLLAEVELPLAEVLAVMERTGIAADTDYLSELESEFAAGVKGAAQAAYEVIGREFNLGSPKQLQEILFGELNLPKTKRIKTGYTTDADALQSLYAQTEHPLLAHLLRHRDVAKLKTTVDGLLKSVSDDGRIHTTYFQTVAATGRLSSTDPNLQNIPIRTEEGRRIRRAFVVGAGYETLLTADYSQIEMRIMAHLSGDRALIDAFNSGADFHAATASNVFAVPITEVTADQRRKIKAMNYGLAYGLSAFGLSNQLSISTEEARGLMDEYFSRFGGVRDYLNSVVAEARQQGYTETILGRRRYLPDLVSDNRQRREMAERMALNAPIQGSAADIIKVAMLHVDTALREAGLRSRMLLQVHDELVLEAAEGEREQLEELVRREMGNAHALSVPLEVSVGAGRDWHTADH is encoded by the coding sequence GTGAATGCTGCGGTTGCTGAGAAGTCCCGGTTGTTGCTGCTCGACGGTCACTCGCTGGCGTATCGGGCGTTCTTCGCCCTCCCGGTGGAGAACTTCTCGACGTCGACGGGGCAGGCGACCAACGCGGTCTACGGCTTCACCTCGATGCTGATCAACGTGCTGCGCGACGAGAAGCCGACGCACATCGCGGTCGCGTTCGACGTCTCCCGCCGCTCGTTCCGCACCGAGATCTACCCGGAGTACAAGGGCGGGCGCTCGGAGAGCCCGAAGGAGTTCGGCGGCCAGGTGAGCCTGGTCAAGGAGGTGCTGGCGGCGCTGCGCATCCCGTTCGTCGAGCTGGCCAACTACGAGGCCGACGACCTGATCGCCACGCTCACCACCCAGGCCCGCGCCGCGGGCATGGAGGTGCTGATCTGCACCGGTGACCGCGACTCGTTCCAGCTCGTCGGCGACGGCGTCACCGTGCTCTACCCGCGCAAGGGCGTCTCCGACCTGGCCCGGATGGACGCGGCCGCGGTGACCGAGAAGTACGGTGTCGGCCCGGAGCACTACCGGCACCTGGCCGCGCTGGTCGGCGACAGCAGCGACAACCTGCCCGGCATCCCCGGCGTCGGCCCGAAGACGGCCGCGAAGTGGATCACGCAGTACGGCGGGCTGGACGGCGTCGTCGCGCACGCCGACGCGATCAAGGGCAAGGCCGGCGACAGCCTGCGCGAGCGCCTGTCCGACGTGATCCGCAACTTCGACATGAACAAGCTCGTCCGCGACCTGGAGATCACGCTGACGCCGGAGGGTGCGCGCTGGCACGGGTGGGACCGGGAGGCCGTCCACCAGGTCTTCGACGCGCTCCAGTTCCGGGTGCTCCGCGACCGGCTCTACCAGTACCTCGACGCGGTGGAGCCGGAGGCCGAGGCCGGGTTCGACCTGGACGGCACGGTGCTCGGCGCCGGCGAGGTCGCGCCCTGGCTGGCCACGCACACCAACGGTGCCGAGGTCGGCGTGGCGGTCGCCGGCACGTTCGGCCGCGGCACCGGCGTGCTGACCGGCGTCGCGCTGGCCACCGCGGACGGGCCGGCCGCCTGGTTCGACCCGGCCGCGCTGGACGCGGCGGACGAGTCGGCGGTCGCGGCGTGGCTGGCCGACCCGGAGCGGCGCAAGGTGCTGCACGACAGCAAGCCGGCCCGGCTCGCGTTCGCCGAGCACGGCTGGACGCTGGCCGGCGTCACCCACGACACCGCGCTCGCCGCCTACCTGGCCCGGCCGGACCAGCGCTCCTACGACCTGGCCGACCTGGCCGTGCGCTACCTGCAGCGGGAGCTGCGGGTGGACGCGCCGGAGTCCGGTCAGCTGACGCTGGACGGGCTCGGCGGCGCGGAGCCCGCGATCGAGCAGAACCTGATGCTCCGCGCCCGCGCCACGCTGGACCTGGCCGCCGCGCTCGACTCCGAGCTCGACCGGGACGCGGCGTCCGGGGAGGGCCCGTCCCGCCGGCTGCTGGCCGAGGTGGAGCTGCCGCTGGCCGAGGTGCTGGCCGTGATGGAGCGCACCGGCATCGCCGCCGACACCGACTACCTCTCGGAGCTCGAGTCCGAGTTCGCGGCCGGGGTGAAGGGCGCGGCCCAGGCGGCGTACGAGGTGATCGGCCGCGAGTTCAACCTGGGCTCGCCGAAGCAGCTGCAGGAGATCCTGTTCGGCGAGCTGAACCTGCCGAAGACGAAGCGGATCAAGACGGGCTACACCACGGACGCGGACGCGCTGCAGAGTCTGTACGCGCAGACCGAGCACCCGCTGCTGGCCCACCTGCTGCGGCACCGGGACGTGGCGAAGCTGAAGACGACGGTGGACGGCCTGCTCAAGTCCGTCTCCGACGACGGGCGCATCCACACGACGTACTTCCAGACCGTCGCCGCGACCGGCCGCCTGTCGTCCACCGACCCGAACCTGCAGAACATCCCGATCCGCACCGAGGAGGGCCGGCGGATCCGGCGGGCGTTCGTGGTCGGCGCCGGCTATGAGACGCTGCTGACCGCGGACTACAGCCAGATCGAGATGCGGATCATGGCGCACCTCTCCGGTGACCGGGCGCTGATCGACGCGTTCAACTCCGGCGCCGACTTCCACGCGGCCACCGCGTCGAACGTGTTCGCCGTCCCGATAACCGAGGTCACCGCGGACCAGCGCCGCAAGATCAAGGCGATGAACTACGGCCTGGCGTACGGGTTGAGCGCGTTCGGCCTGTCCAACCAGCTCAGCATCTCCACCGAGGAGGCGCGCGGGCTGATGGACGAGTACTTCTCCCGGTTCGGCGGCGTCCGCGACTACCTCAACTCCGTGGTCGCCGAGGCGCGCCAGCAGGGCTACACCGAGACGATCCTGGGCCGCCGCCGTTACCTGCCGGACCTGGTCAGCGACAACCGGCAGCGCCGCGAGATGGCCGAGCGGATGGCGCTCAACGCCCCCATCCAGGGCTCCGCCGCGGACATCATCAAGGTCGCGATGCTGCACGTCGACACCGCGCTCCGGGAGGCCGGGCTGCGCTCCCGCATGCTGCTGCAGGTGCACGACGAGCTGGTCCTGGAGGCGGCCGAGGGGGAGCGGGAGCAGCTGGAGGAGCTGGTCCGCCGAGAGATGGGCAACGCACACGCGCTGTCCGTCCCGCTGGAGGTCTCCGTCGGCGCCGGCCGCGACTGGCACACCGCCGACCACTAG
- a CDS encoding ABC transporter substrate-binding protein yields the protein MIRPNLAWRSVAVLSAACLALTACADDAEETPNAGTSSAATAVGDGTLKLGTLLPQTGSLAILGPPEIAGVNAAVTEINAAGGVLGKPVTVSHTDSGDTSTDIATQSVNKLLAEGVDTIIGAASSSVSLSVIDKITGAGVVHFSPANTSDEFTTYADKGLYFRTAPPDTLQGRVLGDLIIQDGNAKVGLLVMQDSYGVGLARSTRAAVEGAGGQIVAEAVYDPKAPDFSAEVDQIKTANPDAIVLIGFDEVQKIIPKLVEAGMTTDKKKWYFVDGNLSNKYNFPAGTLKGAKGTLPGAAANQAFKDKVLKEDPQLADFSYAPESYDAAILTALAAEAAGSDAPAAIAANLKAVSEGGTKCTDFAACLALIKAGTDLDFDGISGPIAFNDAGDPSEATIGIYQYGDDNKYTNVDYKSGKI from the coding sequence ATGATCCGCCCGAACCTCGCATGGCGAAGCGTCGCTGTGCTGAGCGCCGCGTGCCTTGCGCTCACCGCGTGCGCCGACGACGCGGAGGAAACGCCGAACGCCGGCACCTCGTCCGCCGCCACCGCGGTCGGTGACGGCACGCTGAAGCTGGGCACCCTGCTGCCGCAGACCGGCTCGCTGGCCATCCTCGGCCCGCCGGAGATCGCGGGCGTCAACGCCGCGGTCACCGAGATCAACGCCGCTGGTGGCGTGCTCGGCAAGCCGGTCACCGTCAGCCACACCGACTCCGGCGACACCTCGACCGACATCGCGACCCAGTCGGTCAACAAGCTGCTCGCCGAGGGCGTCGACACCATCATCGGTGCCGCCTCCTCGTCCGTCTCGCTCTCCGTCATCGACAAGATCACGGGCGCGGGCGTCGTGCACTTCTCGCCGGCCAACACCTCCGACGAGTTCACCACGTACGCGGACAAGGGCCTCTACTTCCGCACCGCCCCGCCGGACACCCTGCAGGGTCGCGTCCTCGGTGACCTGATCATCCAGGACGGCAACGCCAAGGTCGGCCTGCTGGTCATGCAGGACTCCTACGGCGTCGGCCTGGCCCGCAGCACCCGCGCGGCCGTCGAGGGTGCCGGTGGCCAGATCGTCGCCGAGGCCGTCTACGACCCGAAGGCGCCCGACTTCTCCGCCGAGGTCGACCAGATCAAGACCGCGAACCCGGACGCCATCGTGCTGATCGGCTTCGACGAGGTCCAGAAGATCATCCCCAAGCTCGTCGAGGCCGGGATGACCACGGACAAGAAGAAGTGGTACTTCGTCGACGGCAACCTGTCGAACAAGTACAACTTCCCGGCCGGCACGCTCAAGGGCGCCAAGGGCACGCTGCCGGGTGCGGCCGCGAACCAGGCCTTCAAGGACAAGGTCCTCAAGGAGGACCCGCAGCTGGCCGACTTCTCGTACGCGCCGGAGTCCTACGACGCCGCGATCCTGACCGCGCTCGCCGCCGAGGCCGCCGGTTCGGACGCTCCCGCCGCGATCGCCGCGAACCTCAAGGCGGTCTCCGAGGGTGGCACGAAGTGCACCGACTTCGCCGCCTGCCTCGCGCTGATCAAGGCCGGCACGGACCTCGACTTCGACGGCATCTCCGGTCCGATCGCGTTCAACGACGCCGGTGACCCGTCCGAGGCCACGATCGGCATCTACCAGTACGGCGACGACAACAAGTACACGAACGTCGACTACAAGTCCGGCAAGATCTGA
- a CDS encoding IS256 family transposase yields MTTEITSGQEPAARPADAVTDEQLIAMLVDRARGDGLKLTGEGGLLQQLTKRVLESALDGEITDHVGYDKHDPAGRGSGNTRNGSRTKTVLTDVGPVEVRVPRDAAGTFEPQIVRKRQRRLTGVDDMVLSLSAKGLTHGEIAAHLAEVYGAEVSKQTISTITDKVMDGMAEWQNRPLDRVYPVVFIDAINVKIRDGQVANRPIYLAMAVTVDGHRDILGIWAGDGGEGAKHWLHVLTELKNRGVADVLMLVCDGLKGLPEAVETVWPRTIVQTCVVHLLRNSFRYAARQDWDKIAKALRPVYTAPTEDAAAERFLEFAEAWGRKYPAIVKLWENAWAEFVPFLAFDAEIRKVICSTNAIESVNARIRKAVRARGHFPNEQAALKCVYMALMSLDPTGAGRRRWTMRWKAPLNAFQIAFEGRLTPADN; encoded by the coding sequence ATGACGACCGAGATCACCTCGGGGCAGGAGCCGGCCGCCAGGCCGGCGGATGCGGTCACGGATGAGCAGTTGATCGCGATGCTGGTCGATCGGGCTCGTGGTGACGGGCTGAAGCTGACCGGTGAGGGTGGGCTGCTGCAGCAGCTGACCAAGCGGGTGCTGGAGTCAGCGCTGGACGGTGAGATCACCGACCACGTCGGCTACGACAAGCACGACCCGGCAGGTCGTGGCAGCGGGAACACCCGTAACGGCAGCCGAACCAAGACCGTGCTCACCGACGTCGGGCCGGTCGAGGTGCGAGTCCCACGCGATGCCGCGGGCACGTTCGAGCCGCAGATCGTGCGTAAGCGGCAGCGGCGGCTGACCGGCGTCGACGACATGGTGTTGTCGTTGTCGGCCAAGGGGTTGACCCACGGCGAGATCGCCGCGCACCTGGCCGAGGTCTACGGCGCTGAGGTGTCCAAGCAGACCATCTCCACCATCACCGACAAGGTCATGGACGGCATGGCGGAGTGGCAGAACCGGCCTCTGGACCGGGTCTACCCGGTCGTGTTCATCGATGCCATCAACGTCAAGATCCGCGATGGGCAGGTCGCGAACCGGCCGATCTACCTCGCCATGGCGGTCACCGTCGACGGGCACCGCGACATCCTTGGCATCTGGGCCGGTGACGGCGGTGAGGGCGCCAAGCACTGGCTGCACGTGCTGACCGAGCTGAAGAACCGCGGCGTCGCCGACGTGCTGATGCTCGTCTGCGACGGGCTCAAGGGCCTGCCGGAGGCGGTCGAGACCGTCTGGCCTCGCACGATCGTGCAGACGTGTGTGGTGCACCTGCTGCGCAACTCGTTCCGCTACGCCGCGCGCCAGGACTGGGACAAGATCGCCAAGGCGCTGCGGCCGGTCTACACCGCACCGACCGAGGACGCCGCGGCCGAGCGGTTCCTCGAGTTCGCCGAGGCGTGGGGCCGTAAGTATCCGGCGATCGTGAAGCTGTGGGAAAACGCCTGGGCCGAGTTCGTGCCGTTCCTCGCCTTCGACGCCGAGATCCGCAAGGTCATCTGCTCCACGAACGCGATCGAGTCGGTCAACGCCCGTATCCGCAAGGCCGTGCGAGCTCGCGGCCACTTCCCGAATGAGCAGGCCGCGCTCAAGTGCGTCTACATGGCCTTGATGAGCCTCGACCCCACCGGCGCGGGCCGAAGGCGCTGGACCATGCGCTGGAAGGCACCCCTGAACGCCTTCCAGATCGCCTTCGAAGGCCGGCTCACCCCGGCCGACAACTGA
- a CDS encoding ABC transporter ATP-binding protein produces the protein MTDKVTQAEALADDTAGVHVVDRTEHVAAAEGALVRCDELLAGYLPGVNILNGADLYAKQGELVGIIGPNGAGKSTLLKALFGLVNIRSGTVTLDGQNITNLKAHDLVARGIGFVPQTNNVFGTLTIEENLEMGTFLRPKKFKERFDFVTGLFPTLGTRRKQRAGSLSGGERQMVAMGRALMMEPSVLLLDEPSAGLSPAMQDEVFRRTKQINATGVTVIMVEQNARRCLQICDRGYVLDQGRNAYTASGQDLMHDPKVIELYLGTLATA, from the coding sequence ATGACGGACAAGGTCACCCAGGCCGAGGCGCTCGCCGACGACACCGCCGGTGTGCACGTCGTCGACCGCACCGAGCACGTCGCCGCGGCCGAGGGCGCGCTGGTGCGCTGCGACGAGCTGCTGGCCGGCTACCTGCCGGGCGTGAACATCCTCAACGGCGCCGACCTGTACGCCAAGCAGGGCGAGCTGGTCGGCATCATCGGCCCGAACGGCGCCGGCAAGTCGACGCTGCTGAAGGCGCTGTTCGGCCTGGTCAACATCCGGTCCGGCACGGTCACGCTGGACGGGCAGAACATCACCAACCTGAAGGCGCACGACCTGGTCGCCCGCGGCATCGGTTTCGTGCCGCAGACGAACAACGTCTTCGGAACGCTCACCATCGAGGAGAACCTCGAGATGGGCACGTTCCTGCGCCCGAAGAAGTTCAAGGAGCGCTTCGACTTCGTCACCGGCCTCTTCCCGACCCTGGGCACCCGCCGCAAGCAGCGCGCGGGTTCGCTCTCCGGCGGCGAGCGGCAGATGGTGGCGATGGGCCGGGCGCTGATGATGGAGCCCAGCGTCCTGCTGCTCGACGAGCCCTCCGCGGGCCTGTCCCCGGCCATGCAGGACGAGGTGTTCCGCCGCACCAAGCAGATCAACGCCACCGGCGTCACGGTCATCATGGTCGAGCAGAACGCCCGCCGCTGCCTGCAGATCTGCGACCGCGGCTACGTGCTGGACCAGGGTCGCAACGCCTACACCGCGTCCGGCCAGGACCTGATGCACGACCCGAAGGTCATCGAGCTCTACCTGGGCACGCTCGCCACGGCGTAG
- a CDS encoding ABC transporter ATP-binding protein, translated as MPAETLPSLADVPREPGAKKPDPILVADGVVRRFGGLTAVNVQHVEIPRGRITALIGPNGAGKTTFFNLLTGFDKPDEGSWTFNGKQLGGVAAHRVARLGMVRTFQLTKALNRLTVMDNMLLGATGQKGENFFRALIPAIWRSQEKEIIARAEELLVRFKLDAKRNDFAGSLSGGQRKLLEMARALMVRPDMVMLDEPMAGVNPALTQSLLGHVKALREDGMTVLFVEHDMDMVRDISDWVIVMGQGAVIAEGTPDEVMADPRVIDAYLGSQHDEPGADTPVAEAPAASQPAATVADTADGTPAADKPAGEEKA; from the coding sequence ATGCCCGCTGAGACGCTCCCGTCGCTGGCCGACGTCCCCCGCGAGCCGGGGGCCAAGAAGCCGGACCCGATCCTGGTCGCGGACGGCGTCGTGCGCCGCTTCGGCGGCCTGACCGCGGTCAACGTGCAGCACGTCGAGATCCCGCGCGGCCGGATCACGGCCTTGATCGGCCCGAACGGCGCCGGCAAGACCACGTTCTTCAACCTGCTGACCGGCTTCGACAAGCCCGACGAGGGCTCGTGGACGTTCAACGGCAAGCAGCTCGGCGGCGTGGCCGCGCACCGGGTGGCCCGGCTCGGCATGGTCCGCACGTTCCAGCTCACCAAGGCGCTCAACCGCCTCACGGTGATGGACAACATGCTGCTCGGCGCGACCGGTCAGAAGGGTGAGAACTTCTTCCGGGCGCTGATCCCGGCGATCTGGCGCAGCCAGGAGAAGGAGATCATCGCCCGGGCCGAGGAGCTGCTGGTCCGGTTCAAGCTGGACGCGAAGCGCAACGACTTCGCGGGCAGCCTCTCCGGCGGCCAGCGCAAGCTGCTGGAGATGGCCCGGGCGCTGATGGTCCGGCCGGACATGGTGATGCTCGACGAGCCGATGGCCGGCGTGAACCCGGCGCTGACGCAGTCGCTGCTCGGCCACGTCAAGGCGCTGCGCGAGGACGGCATGACCGTGCTGTTCGTCGAGCACGACATGGACATGGTCCGGGACATCAGCGACTGGGTGATCGTGATGGGCCAGGGCGCGGTGATCGCCGAGGGCACGCCGGACGAGGTCATGGCGGACCCGCGGGTCATCGACGCGTACCTGGGCAGCCAGCACGACGAGCCCGGCGCGGACACCCCGGTCGCCGAGGCCCCCGCCGCGTCGCAGCCCGCGGCTACCGTTGCGGACACGGCCGACGGCACACCCGCCGCCGACAAGCCGGCCGGGGAGGAGAAGGCATGA
- a CDS encoding branched-chain amino acid ABC transporter permease, which translates to MNWELIFQVSVESIIGSTAIIYALAAIGLNVHFGYTGLLNFGQSAFLGVAAYGLAMSVATYGLPFWAGIAVGLVGAVVLALLLGIPTLRLRADYLAIVTIAAAEIIRLLFRSVSLSEWTGGSDGLQRFSDGFYDMNPYSAGINLGGLITFDSREMWVLTVGWLLVAISCLIVWLLMRSPWGRVLKAIREDEDAVRSLGKDVFSYKIQSLILGGVLGSLGGFMFAVSRAAVQPDTYGTEFTFFAYTILILGGAARVFGPVVGSMIFWFLIVFVDAMLIELINVGAISSSIMDTTQAGSVRYILVGLGLMALLIFRPQGIFGDKKEVMLDAR; encoded by the coding sequence ATGAACTGGGAACTGATCTTCCAGGTCTCCGTCGAGTCGATCATCGGCTCCACCGCGATCATCTACGCACTGGCCGCGATCGGCCTGAACGTGCACTTCGGCTACACCGGTCTGCTGAACTTCGGCCAGTCCGCGTTCCTCGGCGTCGCGGCCTACGGTCTGGCGATGTCGGTGGCCACGTACGGTCTGCCGTTCTGGGCCGGCATCGCCGTCGGCCTGGTCGGCGCGGTGGTGCTGGCGCTGCTGCTGGGCATCCCGACGCTCCGGCTGCGCGCCGACTACCTGGCGATCGTCACGATCGCGGCGGCGGAGATCATCCGCCTGCTGTTCCGCTCGGTGAGCCTGAGCGAGTGGACCGGCGGTTCGGACGGTCTGCAGCGCTTCTCCGACGGTTTCTACGACATGAACCCGTACAGCGCGGGCATCAACCTCGGCGGTCTGATCACCTTCGACTCCCGCGAGATGTGGGTGCTGACGGTCGGCTGGCTCCTGGTGGCGATCTCCTGCCTCATCGTCTGGCTGCTGATGCGCAGCCCGTGGGGCCGGGTGCTGAAGGCGATCCGGGAGGACGAGGACGCGGTCCGCAGCCTCGGCAAGGACGTGTTCTCGTACAAGATCCAGTCGCTGATCCTGGGTGGCGTGCTCGGCTCGCTCGGCGGTTTCATGTTCGCGGTCAGCCGCGCGGCCGTGCAGCCGGACACGTACGGCACCGAGTTCACGTTCTTCGCGTACACCATCCTGATCCTGGGTGGCGCGGCTCGCGTCTTCGGCCCGGTGGTCGGCTCGATGATCTTCTGGTTCCTGATCGTCTTCGTGGACGCGATGCTGATCGAGCTGATCAACGTCGGCGCGATCTCCTCGTCGATCATGGACACCACCCAGGCCGGATCGGTGCGGTACATCCTGGTCGGCCTCGGCCTGATGGCCCTGCTGATCTTCCGTCCGCAGGGAATCTTCGGCGACAAGAAGGAGGTCATGCTCGATGCCCGCTGA
- a CDS encoding branched-chain amino acid ABC transporter permease: MVLDESSLPEGVGLQGTLGPNRTLEVYEGQMRNVLYPLGPVGANAPPAEVAPTIWDRLPNLVYTGVHIGLILALGALGVSLIFGTMGLTNFAHGELITFGALMGFLFNVTIGLPLWLSLILAVVVGGAFGWLQDRFFWGWLRRRRTGLIGMMIVSIGLAMVLRYVFLFQFRGGTQQYREYAAQPGIEIGPLLIAPKNLIMDVVAILVLVAVSFALLKTRLGKATRAVSTNPSLAAASGIDVDKIIRLIWTIGSALAALAGVMLGMFQGLNFQMGFQILLLVFAAVTLGGLGTAFGALLGSMVVGIVTQVSTLWVPTELKNVGALAALIIILLIRPQGILGRRERIG; encoded by the coding sequence GTGGTCCTCGACGAGAGTTCGCTCCCGGAGGGAGTCGGCCTCCAGGGGACCCTCGGCCCGAACCGCACCCTCGAGGTGTACGAGGGCCAGATGCGGAACGTGCTGTATCCGCTCGGCCCGGTCGGTGCGAACGCGCCGCCGGCAGAGGTGGCGCCGACCATCTGGGACCGCCTGCCGAACCTGGTGTACACCGGCGTGCACATCGGCCTGATCCTGGCGCTGGGCGCGCTGGGCGTCTCGCTGATCTTCGGCACGATGGGCCTGACCAACTTCGCGCACGGTGAGCTGATCACGTTCGGTGCGCTGATGGGCTTCCTGTTCAACGTGACGATCGGGCTGCCGCTGTGGCTGTCGCTGATCCTCGCGGTGGTGGTCGGTGGTGCGTTCGGCTGGTTGCAGGACAGGTTCTTCTGGGGCTGGCTGCGCCGGCGGCGTACCGGTCTGATCGGCATGATGATCGTGTCGATCGGTCTGGCGATGGTGCTGCGGTACGTCTTCCTGTTCCAGTTCCGCGGTGGCACGCAGCAGTACCGGGAGTACGCGGCGCAGCCGGGTATCGAGATCGGTCCGCTGCTGATCGCGCCGAAGAACCTGATCATGGACGTGGTGGCGATCCTGGTGCTGGTCGCGGTGTCGTTCGCGCTGCTGAAGACGCGTCTGGGCAAGGCGACGCGCGCGGTGTCGACGAACCCGTCGCTGGCGGCCGCGTCCGGCATCGACGTCGACAAGATCATTCGACTGATCTGGACGATCGGCAGCGCGCTGGCCGCGCTGGCCGGCGTGATGCTCGGTATGTTCCAGGGCCTGAACTTCCAGATGGGCTTCCAGATCCTGCTGCTGGTCTTCGCGGCGGTGACGCTGGGCGGTCTGGGCACGGCGTTCGGTGCGTTGCTCGGCAGCATGGTGGTCGGCATCGTCACGCAGGTCTCCACGCTGTGGGTGCCGACCGAGCTGAAGAACGTCGGTGCGCTGGCTGCGCTGATCATCATCCTGCTCATCCGGCCGCAGGGCATCCTGGGCCGCCGCGAGCGGATCGGTTAA
- a CDS encoding ANTAR domain-containing response regulator has translation MQAGSERRRVLIAEDEALIRLDLAEMLVEEGYEVVGEAGDGETAVRLAGELKPDLVILDIKMPIMDGLAAAERIAGDRIAPIIILTAFSQRDLVERARAAGAMAYLVKPFQKSDLVPAIEIALSRYSEIAALESEVAGLSDRLETRKVVERAKGTLMATYGMTEPQAFKWIQRTAMDHRMTMKEVAERILAETPSA, from the coding sequence ATGCAGGCGGGTTCGGAGCGTCGTCGGGTGCTGATCGCCGAGGACGAGGCGCTCATCCGGCTCGATCTCGCCGAGATGCTGGTCGAGGAGGGTTACGAGGTCGTCGGTGAGGCCGGCGACGGTGAGACGGCCGTGCGCCTGGCCGGCGAGCTGAAGCCCGACCTGGTCATCCTGGACATCAAGATGCCGATCATGGATGGGCTGGCCGCGGCGGAGCGCATCGCCGGCGACCGGATCGCGCCGATCATCATCCTGACCGCGTTCAGCCAGCGTGACCTGGTGGAGCGTGCCCGTGCCGCCGGCGCGATGGCGTACCTGGTGAAGCCGTTCCAGAAGTCGGACCTGGTGCCGGCGATCGAGATCGCGCTGTCCCGGTACTCGGAGATCGCCGCGCTGGAGTCCGAGGTCGCGGGCCTGTCGGACCGGTTGGAGACGCGGAAGGTGGTCGAGCGCGCGAAGGGCACGCTGATGGCCACGTACGGGATGACCGAGCCGCAGGCGTTCAAGTGGATCCAGCGGACCGCGATGGATCACCGGATGACGATGAAAGAGGTCGCGGAGCGCATCCTCGCGGAGACTCCGAGCGCCTGA
- a CDS encoding transcriptional regulator, translating to MHPPELRDRAIAMHADGVPFRLIWRTLGLPPRTVGNWLYGERARKRRERQPDDRCPRCADPRRPPDAPAAYAYLLGQYLGDGHIVRARRTVLLAVSCDNRYPGIIAEVDAAMRSCGARSVHHRAKIGCTAVSALWNHWPCLFPQHGPGHKHERPIELADWQEPIVGEHAEPFVRGLIHSDGCRFDNRVTVRGRTYSYPRYMFTNESAHIMDLCRRSLDRLGVEWRMSRRNTLSVAKRASVLRLDGFVGAKS from the coding sequence ATGCATCCTCCCGAGCTGCGTGACCGGGCGATCGCCATGCACGCCGACGGTGTGCCGTTCCGGCTGATCTGGCGGACACTCGGCCTTCCCCCGCGCACCGTCGGTAACTGGCTGTACGGCGAGCGCGCTCGCAAGCGTCGCGAGCGGCAACCGGACGACCGCTGCCCGCGATGTGCGGATCCGCGCCGGCCGCCGGATGCGCCCGCCGCCTACGCCTACCTGCTCGGGCAGTACCTCGGCGACGGCCACATCGTGCGCGCCCGGCGGACCGTGCTGCTGGCGGTCTCCTGCGACAACCGGTACCCGGGCATCATCGCGGAGGTCGACGCCGCGATGCGCTCGTGCGGCGCCCGCTCGGTCCACCACCGGGCGAAGATCGGGTGCACCGCGGTCAGCGCGCTCTGGAACCACTGGCCCTGCCTCTTCCCCCAGCACGGCCCCGGGCACAAGCACGAGCGGCCGATAGAGCTGGCCGACTGGCAGGAGCCGATCGTCGGCGAGCACGCCGAGCCGTTCGTGCGCGGGCTGATCCACTCCGACGGGTGCCGGTTCGACAACCGGGTCACCGTGAGGGGACGCACATATTCGTATCCGCGATACATGTTCACCAATGAGTCCGCCCACATAATGGACCTGTGCCGACGGTCACTCGATCGGCTCGGCGTGGAGTGGCGGATGAGTCGGCGGAATACACTTTCGGTGGCCAAACGGGCGTCCGTACTGCGGTTGGACGGGTTCGTGGGAGCCAAGTCGTGA